A genomic stretch from Deltaproteobacteria bacterium includes:
- the rnc gene encoding ribonuclease III, with product MAELNDQQRVALLNVRLGLPEGSLDPQLALEALRHGSYAHERSLSAGRPVLRSNERLEFLGDAILGFLIARRVYERFREASEGELTRLRAGLVREESLAIVARGLGLGDLLLLGRGEQRSGGRENAARLADALEAVVAAVLLSCGLERTQEVVDRLLAPLFDQGLLARDPKTELQQLFQSRRRTPQYKVLSVAGPDHARSFEVEVRLDGFPLGRGSGRSKKEAEQAAARAALETPQALERALLDEAISLVPSDSAWPDLAAEESARLRAALVDADIEHIGSTAVPGLDGKAIIDLLIGVRELAPSLRIPDYEAFGEAGVPGRLYFRKRGPVSFNAQVVERGGPLWRDALVLRDYLRAHPEERGRYASGKREAIASGATTLLRYSDAKAALVEGLLERARRWAPG from the coding sequence ATGGCCGAGCTGAACGACCAGCAGCGGGTGGCGCTGCTCAACGTCCGGCTCGGTCTTCCCGAAGGATCGCTCGATCCCCAGCTCGCCCTGGAGGCGCTGCGCCACGGAAGCTACGCGCACGAGAGGTCGCTGTCGGCGGGCCGCCCGGTGCTGCGCTCGAACGAGCGGCTGGAATTCCTCGGCGACGCCATCCTCGGGTTTCTCATCGCGCGCCGGGTCTACGAGCGGTTTCGGGAGGCGTCCGAGGGCGAGCTGACCCGGCTTCGGGCCGGCCTCGTCCGGGAGGAATCTCTGGCCATCGTCGCTCGAGGTCTCGGCCTCGGAGATCTCCTGCTGCTCGGTCGCGGCGAGCAGCGCAGCGGCGGCCGGGAGAATGCGGCGCGTCTCGCCGACGCGCTGGAGGCGGTGGTTGCCGCAGTCCTGCTTTCCTGCGGCCTGGAGCGCACCCAGGAGGTGGTGGACCGGCTGCTGGCGCCGCTCTTCGATCAAGGGCTCCTGGCTCGCGATCCGAAGACGGAGCTGCAGCAGCTCTTCCAGAGCCGGCGCCGGACGCCGCAGTACAAGGTGCTCTCCGTCGCCGGCCCCGACCACGCGCGCTCCTTCGAAGTGGAGGTGCGGCTCGATGGGTTTCCTCTCGGCCGCGGCAGCGGACGCAGCAAGAAGGAGGCGGAACAGGCCGCGGCCCGGGCAGCGCTCGAGACGCCCCAGGCGCTGGAGCGCGCGCTGCTCGACGAGGCAATTTCCCTCGTCCCGAGCGACTCCGCCTGGCCGGACCTCGCGGCGGAGGAGAGCGCGCGCCTGCGCGCCGCCCTGGTGGACGCCGACATCGAGCACATCGGCAGCACGGCCGTTCCCGGCCTCGACGGCAAGGCCATCATCGACCTGCTGATCGGCGTCCGGGAGCTGGCGCCTTCGCTGCGCATTCCCGATTACGAGGCCTTCGGCGAGGCCGGAGTACCCGGCCGCCTGTACTTTCGCAAGCGTGGACCCGTATCGTTCAACGCGCAGGTCGTGGAGCGGGGTGGCCCGCTGTGGCGAGACGCGCTCGTGCTCCGCGACTATCTCCGCGCCCACCCGGAAGAGCGCGGCCGGTACGCGTCCGGCAAGCGGGAAGCGATCGCATCGGGAGCGACGACGCTCTTGCGCTACTCGGACGCGAAGGCGGCGCTGGTCGAGGGCCTGCTGGAGCGCGCCCGGCGCTGGGCCCCGGGCTGA
- the meaB gene encoding methylmalonyl Co-A mutase-associated GTPase MeaB, producing the protein MSAVAERIVSGDVRAAARLMRQIDDAQPEAEAVLREIWPRTGRAQIVGITGNPGAGKSTLVDRLVALLRAAGKTVGVLAVDPTSPFTGGAILGDRIRMQDHALDPGVFIRSLATRGQLGGLSRATSDCTRVLDAMGKDVILIETVGVGQDEVEVCRLAHTTVVVVVPGLGDDIQAIKAGILEVADLFAVNKSDREGADRTVRDLRSMLELNHVVGKDAGHEIAIVKCVASRNEGVAEVWSAIEAHYRFLKSGPGLLQRETRRAKNELVEVLRDRLLKVAVEKLTQEGAHLDDLALRIARRETDPYSVADEAARL; encoded by the coding sequence ATGAGCGCCGTCGCCGAACGCATCGTCTCCGGGGACGTCCGCGCCGCCGCGCGGCTGATGCGGCAGATCGACGACGCGCAACCCGAGGCGGAAGCTGTCCTCCGCGAGATCTGGCCGCGCACCGGTCGCGCGCAGATCGTCGGCATCACAGGTAATCCCGGTGCGGGCAAGAGCACCCTGGTCGATCGGCTGGTCGCGCTCCTGCGCGCGGCGGGAAAGACGGTGGGCGTCCTCGCCGTCGATCCCACGAGCCCGTTCACCGGAGGGGCGATCCTGGGCGATCGCATCCGCATGCAGGACCATGCGCTCGATCCGGGCGTGTTCATCCGTTCGCTGGCGACCCGCGGTCAGCTCGGCGGACTTTCCCGGGCGACGTCCGATTGCACCCGCGTGCTGGATGCGATGGGCAAGGACGTGATCCTGATCGAGACGGTGGGCGTCGGACAGGACGAGGTGGAGGTCTGCCGCCTGGCGCACACGACGGTGGTGGTCGTGGTGCCGGGGCTCGGCGACGACATCCAGGCCATCAAGGCCGGCATCCTCGAGGTCGCCGACCTCTTCGCGGTCAACAAGAGCGATCGGGAAGGCGCCGACCGCACCGTCCGCGATTTGCGCTCGATGCTCGAGCTGAACCACGTCGTCGGGAAGGACGCGGGTCACGAGATCGCCATCGTCAAGTGCGTCGCTTCGCGCAACGAGGGAGTCGCCGAGGTATGGAGCGCGATCGAGGCGCACTACCGGTTCCTCAAGTCCGGCCCAGGCCTTTTGCAGCGCGAGACGCGGAGGGCGAAGAACGAGCTGGTCGAGGTGCTCCGCGACCGCCTGCTCAAGGTCGCGGTGGAGAAGCTGACGCAGGAAGGCGCCCATCTCGACGATCTCGCGCTGCGCATCGCCCGCCGCGAGACCGATCCCTACAGCGTGGCGGACGAAGCGGCGCGGCTGTAG
- a CDS encoding acyl-CoA dehydrogenase gives MNFELNESQHKLVAMVRDFCVREVKPHAQEWDREEHFPREVVDQLGELGLLGMTVPEELGGSALDTLSVACVVEEIARWDGSLALTVASHNGLGTSHLLRFGSEELRGRYIPEIAAGRKLAAWGLTEPGSGSDAAGMRSLAVRKDKGWILNGAKMFITQGTVGDVFVVLALTEPEKRQKGVTAFLLEKGMKGFSQRALHGKLGMRSSDTAELVMEDVYVEDWRRIGEVGGGFVDTLKILDKGRITIGALSVGLGRGALEESILYAGERKAFGKPIADFQGLRWMMADMATELDASRLLVWRAAYLCDAGKPYTREAAMAKLFASEAACRAAAQGVQIHGGYGFTKEFLVERIYRDVKLCTIGEGTSEIQRMVIARELLKA, from the coding sequence ATGAACTTCGAACTGAACGAGAGCCAGCACAAGCTGGTGGCGATGGTCCGCGACTTCTGCGTGCGCGAGGTGAAGCCGCACGCGCAGGAATGGGACCGCGAAGAGCACTTCCCGCGCGAGGTGGTCGACCAGCTCGGCGAGCTCGGTCTCCTCGGCATGACCGTTCCCGAGGAGCTGGGGGGATCGGCGCTGGATACGCTGTCCGTCGCCTGCGTGGTGGAGGAGATCGCGCGATGGGACGGATCGCTGGCGCTCACCGTCGCCTCGCACAACGGCCTCGGCACGTCCCATCTGCTGCGGTTCGGCAGCGAAGAGCTGCGCGGCCGGTACATCCCGGAGATTGCCGCCGGCAGGAAGCTCGCCGCCTGGGGCCTGACCGAGCCCGGCAGCGGTTCGGATGCCGCCGGCATGCGCTCGCTCGCGGTGCGCAAGGACAAGGGCTGGATCCTGAACGGCGCCAAGATGTTCATCACCCAGGGCACCGTCGGCGACGTCTTCGTCGTGCTCGCTCTCACCGAGCCCGAGAAACGGCAGAAGGGCGTGACCGCCTTCCTGCTGGAAAAAGGGATGAAGGGATTCTCCCAGCGCGCCCTGCACGGAAAGCTGGGGATGCGCTCGAGCGACACCGCCGAGCTGGTCATGGAGGACGTGTACGTCGAGGATTGGCGCCGCATCGGCGAAGTGGGCGGCGGCTTCGTCGACACGCTCAAGATCCTCGACAAGGGACGCATCACCATCGGCGCGCTGAGCGTGGGCCTGGGGCGGGGGGCCCTCGAGGAAAGCATCCTCTACGCGGGCGAGCGAAAGGCGTTCGGCAAGCCCATCGCGGACTTCCAGGGGCTGCGCTGGATGATGGCAGACATGGCCACCGAGCTGGACGCGTCGCGCCTGCTCGTCTGGCGCGCGGCGTACCTCTGCGATGCGGGCAAGCCCTACACCCGCGAGGCGGCGATGGCGAAGCTGTTCGCAAGCGAGGCCGCTTGCCGCGCCGCCGCACAGGGAGTCCAGATCCACGGCGGCTACGGGTTCACCAAGGAGTTCCTGGTGGAGCGCATCTACCGCGACGTCAAGCTGTGCACCATCGGCGAGGGCACGAGCGAGATCCAGCGGATGGTGATCGCACGAGAGCTGCTCAAGGCATGA
- a CDS encoding serine/threonine protein kinase, with translation MAEPPATPSFGRYQDPVMLGSGGMGAVYRALDPSLDRYVAIKVLTHGDPRYVERFRREAQVLARIAHPAIIQIYEIVGSDEDTVDPYIVMEYFDGRPLDAVLRQAALEPTQVVSVVRQCAEGLRRAHANNVVHRDIKPANIMMSSSGEVKILDFGIAKLRDAKKDLTGETVLGTPYYMSPEQATGYAIDARSDIYSLGITAFHLLTGRKPFEAKNKVDVMLMQVKAPLPDLTQIVPCDVRIAAIVGKMCAKKPAERYQSCDDLIAAIDSLPRSIGGGQPDAAAQAEKTRLLSPPPRGVSPAARRSRPSPPAKSSPWLGVAAGATAAVLVLAAAAIGWMRFGTASRGRVPAAGWVAQGGLRKVQSAGGYGNCVFFRSDPAEVTAVLSAADSIHARCYFAQPVGDNRTGEIWEELFVDGRKRAHVIFDPALTPNDDQLTLPLSERHAARLRELSSGQHTVDVWIYRRVDDAHNPVPLAAGELVVRK, from the coding sequence ATGGCCGAGCCGCCGGCGACGCCATCGTTCGGCCGCTACCAGGACCCGGTCATGCTCGGTTCGGGGGGAATGGGTGCGGTCTATCGCGCGCTCGATCCGTCGCTGGACCGCTACGTCGCAATCAAGGTCCTCACGCACGGCGATCCCCGCTACGTGGAGCGCTTCCGCCGCGAGGCGCAGGTCCTCGCGCGGATTGCCCACCCGGCGATCATCCAGATCTACGAGATCGTGGGCAGCGACGAGGACACCGTCGATCCGTACATCGTCATGGAGTACTTCGACGGCCGCCCGCTCGATGCCGTGCTCAGGCAGGCCGCCCTCGAGCCAACGCAGGTCGTTTCCGTCGTCCGACAGTGCGCGGAAGGACTGCGCAGGGCGCACGCCAATAACGTCGTCCACCGCGACATCAAGCCGGCGAACATCATGATGTCGTCGTCGGGCGAGGTGAAGATCCTCGACTTCGGAATCGCCAAGCTGCGCGACGCGAAGAAGGATCTCACCGGCGAGACGGTCCTCGGGACCCCGTACTACATGAGCCCGGAGCAGGCGACGGGGTACGCGATCGACGCGCGCAGCGACATCTATTCCCTCGGGATCACCGCGTTCCATCTTTTGACGGGGCGCAAGCCGTTCGAGGCGAAGAACAAGGTCGACGTGATGCTGATGCAGGTGAAGGCGCCTCTGCCGGATCTGACGCAGATCGTCCCCTGCGACGTCCGCATCGCCGCCATCGTCGGGAAGATGTGCGCCAAGAAGCCCGCGGAGCGATACCAGAGCTGCGACGACCTGATTGCGGCGATCGATTCCCTGCCGCGCTCGATCGGCGGCGGGCAGCCAGACGCCGCGGCACAGGCGGAAAAGACGCGTCTGTTGTCGCCACCGCCACGCGGCGTGTCGCCGGCGGCACGTCGATCCCGTCCATCGCCCCCCGCGAAATCAAGCCCCTGGCTCGGAGTGGCGGCGGGCGCCACAGCCGCCGTGCTGGTGCTCGCCGCCGCTGCGATCGGCTGGATGCGCTTCGGCACGGCATCGCGGGGGCGCGTTCCCGCCGCCGGGTGGGTCGCGCAGGGTGGCCTGCGCAAGGTCCAGAGCGCCGGCGGTTACGGAAACTGCGTGTTCTTCCGCAGCGATCCTGCGGAGGTGACCGCCGTCCTTTCCGCGGCGGATTCGATCCATGCCCGCTGCTACTTCGCCCAGCCGGTGGGCGACAACCGGACGGGAGAGATCTGGGAGGAGCTCTTCGTCGACGGACGCAAGCGCGCCCACGTCATCTTCGATCCTGCGCTCACTCCGAACGATGACCAGCTCACCCTGCCGCTGAGCGAGCGCCACGCGGCGCGTCTGCGCGAGCTGTCGAGTGGGCAGCATACCGTCGACGTCTGGATTTACCGGCGGGTCGATGATGCCCACAATCCGGTGCCGCTGGCTGCGGGCGAGCTGGTGGTGCGCAAGTGA
- a CDS encoding acyl-CoA carboxylase subunit beta: protein MDFDDKVKAELARIEKGGAPKYHQKNAESGKLFARERVKLLLDADSFVEDGAFANAKDPELPADGVITGLGRIAGRVVAVMANDSTVKAGSWGRRTVEKIIRIQEQALKTRCPMLYLVDSAGARITDQIEMFPGRRGAGRIFYMQCQMSGLVPQVCLLFGPSAAGGAYIPAFCDIVVMVDGNASMYLGSPRMAEMVIGEKVTLEELGGARMHCSVSGCGDVLVKTEQEAIAAAQRYLSYFPESFSAPLPAQKPLAPASSGKRIEEIIPPDQNKFFDMFALIRELIDADSLFELKKLFAPEVITAFARIEGKPVGIVASQPKHKGGVLFVDSADKAARFIWLCDAFGIPILYLADVPGFMIGTKVEREGIIRHGAKMVMAVSEATVPKICVIVRKAYGAGLYAFGGPAFEPDATIALPQAMIAVMGPEAAVNAVYFNKIQEKPESERAAFVQQLREEYKADIDIYKLAAEQVVDAIIPGDRLRAEIVRRFAAAAQRDRPLTPKRRSVTPV, encoded by the coding sequence ATGGACTTCGACGACAAGGTGAAGGCGGAGCTGGCGCGGATCGAGAAGGGCGGGGCGCCGAAGTACCACCAGAAGAACGCCGAGAGCGGGAAGCTGTTCGCGCGCGAGCGCGTGAAGCTGCTGCTCGACGCCGACAGCTTCGTCGAGGACGGCGCGTTCGCCAACGCCAAGGATCCGGAGCTTCCCGCCGATGGAGTGATCACGGGACTGGGACGGATCGCTGGGCGGGTCGTGGCGGTGATGGCCAACGACTCCACGGTCAAGGCGGGCTCCTGGGGCCGCCGCACGGTGGAGAAGATCATCCGCATCCAGGAGCAGGCGCTGAAGACGCGCTGCCCGATGCTGTACCTGGTCGATTCCGCCGGCGCACGCATCACCGACCAGATCGAGATGTTCCCCGGCCGCCGCGGTGCCGGACGGATCTTCTACATGCAGTGCCAGATGAGCGGCCTGGTGCCGCAGGTCTGCCTGCTCTTCGGGCCCAGCGCCGCGGGGGGCGCGTACATTCCCGCGTTCTGCGACATCGTGGTGATGGTCGACGGCAATGCGTCCATGTACCTGGGCTCGCCGCGGATGGCGGAGATGGTGATCGGCGAGAAGGTCACGCTGGAAGAGCTGGGCGGCGCCCGCATGCATTGCTCCGTGTCCGGATGCGGCGACGTGCTGGTGAAGACGGAGCAGGAGGCCATCGCGGCGGCGCAGCGCTACCTGTCGTACTTTCCGGAGAGCTTCTCGGCGCCGCTCCCGGCCCAGAAGCCGCTTGCGCCCGCGTCCAGCGGCAAGCGGATCGAAGAGATCATCCCGCCCGATCAAAACAAGTTCTTCGACATGTTCGCGCTGATCCGGGAGCTGATCGACGCCGACTCACTGTTCGAGCTGAAGAAGCTCTTCGCTCCGGAGGTGATCACGGCCTTCGCCCGCATCGAGGGAAAGCCGGTGGGGATCGTCGCCAGCCAGCCGAAGCACAAGGGCGGCGTCCTCTTCGTCGACAGCGCCGACAAGGCGGCGCGGTTCATTTGGCTCTGCGACGCTTTCGGAATCCCCATCCTCTATCTCGCGGACGTGCCCGGGTTCATGATCGGCACCAAGGTGGAGCGCGAAGGGATCATCCGCCACGGGGCGAAGATGGTCATGGCGGTCTCGGAGGCGACGGTCCCGAAGATCTGCGTGATCGTGCGCAAGGCCTACGGCGCGGGCCTCTACGCATTTGGTGGCCCGGCCTTCGAGCCGGACGCGACGATTGCGCTGCCGCAGGCGATGATCGCGGTGATGGGGCCGGAGGCGGCGGTGAACGCCGTCTACTTCAACAAGATCCAGGAGAAGCCGGAGAGCGAGCGCGCCGCGTTCGTGCAGCAGCTTCGCGAGGAGTACAAGGCGGACATCGACATCTACAAGCTCGCCGCCGAGCAGGTCGTGGATGCCATCATTCCCGGCGATCGGCTTCGCGCGGAGATCGTCAGGCGGTTCGCGGCCGCTGCCCAAAGGGACCGCCCTCTGACCCCGAAGCGCAGATCGGTGACGCCGGTCTGA
- a CDS encoding gamma-glutamyltransferase family protein, which produces MTSLATTSATALPVAGRSVTASQHGVAASSQPLAAQAATQILQRGGHAVDAAIAANAVQGLMEPSSNGLGGDLFAIVHAAKNDALFGMNASGWSASGMTPEFLARKGIVGELPPSGPHTVTVPGAVAGWIALHERFGRLPLAADLAPAIWYAENGFPVMEITAGLWAGAAPVLAQDRESVATFLIDGRPPAAGEVFRNPSLARSLRRIAESGGRGFYEGPTAQAIVDVVRAHGGAMDLEDLAEFEAESADPLQIAYRGWKVAELPPNGQGIAALLMLRMLERFPLGQWGFHSARTLHAMIEAKKLAYADLLRYVGDPRFAEVPVGVLLSDGNVAARARLIDPRRAAEHVEPSHVPGITTSRDGDTIFLAVADAEGNIVSLIQSNYHGFGSGLTPKGCGFVLQSRGSLFTLAPGRPNTLAGRKRPLHTIIPGFMQKGGVSIGFGIMGAWNQSQAHAQFVADIADFGMNIQQALEAGRFTKGTFEGCDVEIESSVPAPVRDELTALGHQIEVRPPRTPNFGYGQAVLFDRKTGVKFGASDPRHDGQAIPAPPPDFAK; this is translated from the coding sequence ATGACGAGCCTGGCCACCACGTCGGCAACGGCATTACCAGTCGCCGGCCGGTCCGTCACGGCGTCACAGCACGGCGTCGCGGCATCCAGCCAGCCCCTCGCCGCCCAGGCGGCGACGCAAATCCTGCAGCGGGGAGGACACGCGGTGGATGCCGCCATCGCGGCGAACGCCGTGCAGGGGCTGATGGAGCCTTCCTCCAACGGTCTCGGCGGCGACCTCTTCGCGATCGTACACGCAGCGAAGAATGACGCCCTGTTCGGAATGAATGCGAGCGGCTGGTCAGCTTCGGGGATGACGCCGGAGTTCCTGGCCCGCAAGGGAATCGTCGGCGAGCTACCCCCCTCAGGTCCCCACACGGTGACGGTGCCGGGCGCCGTGGCGGGCTGGATTGCGCTGCACGAGCGGTTCGGGAGATTGCCGCTCGCTGCGGACCTCGCGCCCGCCATCTGGTACGCCGAGAACGGCTTTCCCGTCATGGAGATCACCGCGGGGTTGTGGGCGGGAGCGGCGCCGGTGCTCGCCCAGGACCGGGAGTCCGTCGCGACGTTCCTGATCGACGGCCGGCCCCCCGCGGCCGGCGAGGTGTTCAGGAATCCTTCCCTGGCGCGCTCGCTCCGGCGTATCGCCGAGAGCGGCGGGCGCGGTTTCTACGAAGGTCCCACCGCGCAGGCCATCGTCGACGTCGTCCGCGCACATGGCGGCGCGATGGACCTGGAGGATCTCGCCGAGTTCGAGGCGGAATCGGCCGATCCGCTCCAGATCGCATATCGGGGCTGGAAGGTCGCGGAGCTGCCACCGAACGGGCAGGGGATCGCCGCGCTCCTGATGTTGCGGATGCTGGAACGCTTTCCGCTTGGGCAGTGGGGCTTCCACTCCGCGCGTACGCTACACGCGATGATCGAGGCGAAGAAGCTCGCGTACGCCGACCTGCTGCGCTACGTCGGCGATCCCCGCTTCGCGGAAGTGCCCGTGGGCGTGCTTCTGTCCGACGGAAACGTCGCCGCGCGCGCCCGCCTGATCGATCCGCGCAGGGCGGCGGAGCACGTCGAGCCTTCGCACGTTCCCGGGATCACGACGTCGCGGGATGGCGACACCATCTTCCTCGCCGTCGCCGACGCCGAAGGAAACATCGTCTCGCTGATCCAGAGCAACTACCACGGGTTCGGATCCGGGTTGACGCCGAAGGGTTGCGGGTTCGTCCTGCAAAGCCGCGGAAGCCTCTTCACGCTTGCGCCCGGCCGGCCGAACACGCTCGCCGGGCGCAAGCGGCCACTACACACGATCATTCCCGGTTTCATGCAGAAGGGCGGCGTGAGCATCGGCTTCGGGATCATGGGCGCCTGGAACCAGTCGCAGGCCCACGCCCAGTTCGTGGCGGACATCGCCGACTTCGGGATGAACATCCAGCAGGCGCTGGAAGCCGGGCGATTCACCAAAGGAACCTTCGAGGGGTGCGACGTCGAGATCGAGTCTTCCGTTCCCGCACCGGTCCGCGACGAGCTGACGGCGCTCGGCCATCAGATCGAAGTCCGCCCGCCGCGGACACCAAACTTCGGCTACGGACAGGCGGTCCTCTTCGATCGCAAGACGGGCGTGAAGTTCGGCGCCAGCGACCCGCGCCACGACGGCCAGGCGATTCCCGCTCCACCCCCCGATTTCGCGAAGTAG
- a CDS encoding ATP-dependent Clp protease adaptor ClpS, which translates to MPKGKPREQGDTAVVTERKSKTQKPKLWKVILHNDDYTTMEFVIHVLEVVFNKEPAVAHDLMLQVHTRGMCVAGVYTYEIAETKAATVEQMAKAAEFPFLCTMEPE; encoded by the coding sequence ATGCCCAAGGGGAAGCCGCGTGAACAGGGCGACACCGCGGTCGTCACGGAGAGGAAGAGCAAGACCCAGAAGCCGAAGCTCTGGAAAGTCATCCTTCACAACGATGACTACACGACCATGGAGTTCGTCATCCACGTGCTGGAGGTGGTCTTCAACAAGGAGCCGGCGGTGGCCCACGACCTGATGCTGCAGGTCCATACCCGTGGCATGTGCGTCGCCGGCGTTTACACTTACGAGATCGCGGAGACCAAGGCGGCGACGGTGGAGCAGATGGCAAAGGCGGCGGAATTTCCTTTTCTCTGTACGATGGAACCTGAATGA
- the clpA gene encoding ATP-dependent Clp protease ATP-binding subunit ClpA: MSLSITKELESSLRLAFAEAKARRHEHVTLEHLLYALLRDPVATRILRACGARLPELKRDLEQHLQESQGQLPDGFDRDPEQTRAFQRVLERAAMQVQSSGKETIDAGSVLVALFRERDSHALYLLEKQGVTRLDLLRFISHGALKVRDESGLRPHTGDDDELHAQPQGDDEDGGLADDPLAAYCVDLIQRAAEGRIDPLVGRKNELERTMQVLCRRRKNNPIYVGEAGVGKTALAEGLAVAIHEQKVPEILKAAPLYALDLGALLAGTKFRGQFEERLKAVVKALTQKTGAILFIDEIHMLVGAGATSGGSMDASNLLKPALANGELRCIGSTTFSDFKASFDRDKALARRFQKIEVLEPSRDEAVQILQGLKSRYEEHHGVSYSDPALEAAVDLSAKHLVDRHLPDKAIDVIDEAGALQRMKPANERVPLIGIPEIEQVVAKIARIPPRSVSSDDKTALKSLAPELKKVVYGQDPAIEALASAILLSRSGLGSPTKPIGSFLFSGPTGVGKTELAKQLGRIMGVPLIRFDMSEYMEKHTVSRLIGAPPGYVGFDQGGLLTDAIRKQPHAVLLLDEIEKAHPDVFDILLQVMDHATLTDNNGRQSDFRHVVLIFTTNAGARDLTAARVGFGAGTRSFMVAGTKLGEKVASFDLDSGAGGDAKKAIERAFSPEFRNRLDGWIAFSSLPMEVVERIVDKQIDELRVQLREKSVELELLPEARRWLADHGFSPQFGARPMARLIQTALKKPLAERILFGDLEKGGKVVLGVQDDKLSIGRE; this comes from the coding sequence ATGAGTCTGTCGATCACCAAAGAGCTGGAGTCCTCCCTGCGGCTGGCCTTCGCGGAGGCGAAGGCGCGGCGGCACGAGCACGTGACGTTGGAGCACCTGCTGTACGCGCTCCTGCGCGACCCGGTTGCGACGCGAATCCTGCGCGCCTGCGGCGCCCGGCTGCCGGAGCTCAAGCGCGACCTCGAGCAGCATCTCCAGGAAAGCCAGGGGCAGCTGCCGGACGGATTCGATCGGGACCCCGAGCAGACGCGCGCGTTCCAGCGCGTGCTGGAGCGGGCCGCGATGCAGGTCCAGTCGAGCGGAAAGGAAACCATCGACGCCGGCTCCGTGCTGGTGGCGCTCTTCCGCGAGCGCGATTCGCACGCGCTCTATCTGCTCGAGAAGCAGGGGGTGACGCGGCTCGACCTGCTCCGGTTCATCTCCCACGGCGCCCTCAAGGTCCGCGACGAGAGCGGGCTCCGGCCCCACACCGGGGACGACGACGAGCTGCATGCGCAGCCGCAGGGCGACGACGAGGACGGCGGGCTGGCCGACGACCCGCTTGCCGCCTACTGCGTCGATCTCATCCAGCGCGCAGCCGAAGGTCGGATCGATCCGCTGGTGGGGCGCAAGAACGAGCTGGAGCGCACCATGCAGGTGCTCTGCCGGCGCCGGAAGAACAATCCCATCTACGTGGGCGAGGCCGGCGTTGGAAAGACCGCTCTCGCCGAGGGCCTCGCAGTCGCCATCCACGAGCAGAAGGTCCCCGAGATCCTCAAGGCAGCGCCGCTCTACGCGCTTGACCTCGGCGCCTTGCTCGCCGGGACCAAGTTCCGCGGCCAGTTCGAGGAGCGGCTCAAGGCGGTGGTGAAGGCGCTGACGCAGAAGACCGGGGCCATCCTCTTCATCGACGAGATCCACATGCTGGTGGGCGCGGGCGCGACCAGCGGCGGGTCGATGGACGCCTCCAACCTGCTCAAGCCAGCGCTGGCCAACGGAGAGCTACGCTGCATCGGCAGCACCACCTTCTCCGACTTCAAGGCGAGCTTCGATCGGGACAAGGCGCTGGCCCGGCGCTTCCAGAAGATCGAGGTGCTGGAGCCGAGCCGCGACGAGGCGGTGCAGATCCTCCAGGGACTGAAGAGCCGATACGAGGAGCACCACGGGGTCTCCTACAGCGACCCGGCGCTGGAAGCCGCCGTCGATCTCTCCGCGAAGCACCTGGTCGATCGGCACCTGCCCGACAAGGCCATCGACGTGATCGACGAGGCGGGAGCGCTGCAGCGGATGAAGCCGGCCAACGAGCGCGTTCCGCTGATCGGCATCCCGGAGATCGAGCAGGTGGTGGCGAAGATCGCGCGCATTCCGCCCCGGAGCGTCTCCAGCGACGACAAGACGGCCCTGAAGAGCCTCGCGCCCGAGCTGAAGAAGGTGGTGTATGGCCAGGACCCGGCCATCGAGGCGCTGGCCAGCGCCATCCTCCTCTCCCGCTCCGGGTTGGGCTCGCCGACCAAGCCGATCGGCAGTTTCCTCTTCTCCGGTCCGACCGGCGTCGGCAAGACCGAGCTGGCGAAGCAGCTGGGCCGGATCATGGGCGTCCCGCTGATCCGGTTCGACATGTCCGAGTACATGGAGAAGCACACCGTCAGCCGCCTGATCGGCGCCCCTCCCGGATATGTCGGTTTCGACCAGGGTGGCCTGCTCACAGACGCCATTCGCAAGCAGCCGCACGCGGTGTTGCTGCTCGACGAGATCGAGAAGGCACACCCGGACGTGTTCGACATCCTGCTCCAGGTGATGGACCACGCCACCCTCACCGACAACAACGGCCGGCAGAGCGACTTCCGCCACGTCGTCCTGATCTTCACCACCAACGCCGGCGCGCGGGACCTGACCGCTGCGCGAGTGGGATTCGGCGCCGGCACCCGCAGCTTCATGGTTGCGGGGACCAAGCTCGGCGAGAAGGTGGCGTCGTTCGATCTCGACTCCGGCGCCGGGGGCGACGCCAAGAAGGCCATCGAGCGCGCCTTCAGCCCGGAGTTCCGCAACCGGCTCGACGGCTGGATCGCGTTCTCCAGCCTGCCGATGGAGGTCGTGGAGCGGATCGTCGACAAGCAGATCGACGAGCTGCGGGTCCAGCTCCGCGAAAAGAGCGTCGAGCTGGAGCTGCTCCCGGAGGCGCGGAGGTGGCTGGCCGACCACGGCTTCTCGCCGCAGTTCGGAGCGCGGCCGATGGCGCGGCTGATCCAGACTGCCCTGAAGAAGCCGCTCGCCGAGCGCATCCTCTTCGGCGATCTGGAAAAGGGTGGAAAAGTGGTCCTGGGTGTGCAGGACGACAAGCTGAGCATCGGCAGGGAATGA